CTTCTGTCAACGTGCCAGCTCAGCCATCCCATTGTCTGTCACTTTCTTGCATCGGCGGAGTGTGAGACTCCTCAAGCAAGGAGCCTGAATAATGAAATTCATACCAGCATCAGTTATAGAGCAGCAATCCACGAGCTCAAGTGTCTCCAGGAACTGTGAGGATGAGAGGCACTTCATCCCCTCGTCATACAAAATACTGGCACCATTTAGCAAAAGGGCACGAATTGGACAAGATTGGATTAGCGTCATAATGCCCTCTTGTGTGAAACCTATCTCAGTAGGCCAATTGGGTCCGCACAATGTGAATGTGAGCTCAACAACCTGAAGCATAGGGCAACTGAGAGCTAGAGCCTTAAGGCTAACATCAGTCAACACTGTCCTGAACTGATCATCTTCACAATGCAGAGGCATGAGCCGAAGTGAGATGGTATTAAGGTTGCTGCACCTCTGAAATAGTGCAATCATCTCATTCTCTTTTAGACCAATAACATACTCCAGGTAAAGCGTCTCCAATGCTTTGCACTTCCCCAGGAGAAAACGAAGTCCAATTTCTTGATCGGTTATAATATGAGCCAACCTAAGATCCTTTAAGCTATCACAGCAGATTTCATAACTATATGGGTAGCCAAGCACGTAGGAGGGGTCATAGGAGTAATTTCCAATGATCCCAAAATCAAACTTTTGGAGATTTGCCCATCCTGGACCAAACTTTAAGAGGTCATACTGGTTGATTTCATCACAATCCTTTACAACAAGTTCCCCTAGTGATCCATACCTCCCAAGGTACTCCAGCCACTCCACATTGTCTACTTCCATACAGTCAACAAGGTGGAGAACCGAAAGGTGCCTGCAACCAACCGCCACATGAAAAATCCCAGTAGAAGTGACTGCTGGTGCACAGTCCAGCCTGAGCGACCTCAATTTTTTGCAATCAGCTAGATAGCCAAGACCAGAGTCACCAATGTATGAGCAGAAGCTTAAAGCAAGATCGGACAGCAAGGGGCAGTGAGAAGATAGAACACGGAGGCCTTGGTTGTTCAACTGGTCCCCGTTGCTGGGCTTCCATCCAGAATAGTTGATCTCTACTTTCGCCAAATTGAGGAACCGGGAGAAGAGCGACACCAAGGCTTCTGTAGAAGGGTCGAGTCCACAGCCAACGAGGATAGCATCCCTGTGCTCCGCCTCGACAGTGTAGAGCTGCTTCGACACAAGGCAAAGAGAATTAAGATGACTTGTCCTGGTAATCCTCTTGACGATCTCTGCAAGCAGTGGCTCTGGGAGATCCTCCATTGAGTATCTCAGCTGCACAACTTGGGCAATCTCAAGGCTCTGCAGGGACTGAAGTAAAGATTCATTGTCAGAATGGAACACAGCAAGATATAACCATATGACAGCTgtaagagctactccctccgtcccataatataagagcgttttttacactagtgtaaaaaacgctcttatattatgggacggagggagtactataaaagGAAACATCAGTGAAATATCAAACTTTTTGATTCTAGTTTGAAAGATTCATGCGCTTATCTTCACAGCGAATGGTAACCAACTGCAAGCTAATATTTGCATCCA
The sequence above is a segment of the Aegilops tauschii subsp. strangulata cultivar AL8/78 chromosome 6, Aet v6.0, whole genome shotgun sequence genome. Coding sequences within it:
- the LOC109764795 gene encoding F-box/LRR-repeat protein 14; its protein translation is MEDLPEPLLAEIVKRITRTSHLNSLCLVSKQLYTVEAEHRDAILVGCGLDPSTEALVSLFSRFLNLAKVEINYSGWKPSNGDQLNNQGLRVLSSHCPLLSDLALSFCSYIGDSGLGYLADCKKLRSLRLDCAPAVTSTGIFHVAVGCRHLSVLHLVDCMEVDNVEWLEYLGRYGSLGELVVKDCDEINQYDLLKFGPGWANLQKFDFGIIGNYSYDPSYVLGYPYSYEICCDSLKDLRLAHIITDQEIGLRFLLGKCKALETLYLEYVIGLKENEMIALFQRCSNLNTISLRLMPLHCEDDQFRTVLTDVSLKALALSCPMLQVVELTFTLCGPNWPTEIGFTQEGIMTLIQSCPIRALLLNGASILYDEGMKCLSSSQFLETLELVDCCSITDAGMNFIIQAPCLRSLTLRRCKKVTDNGMAELAR